Below is a genomic region from Neorhizobium galegae.
CCTGCAAGGGCGCCGCCAGCAGGGCAAACGTTGCCGCAAGCGTGACGGTGAGCTTGAAGGTCGATCGAACCGAATGAGCCATCTGGCATCCTCGCTGTTGGATTGTCCGCATCACCCCGGAAAAGCGGTACTCGACCCGGGCCGGCCATAGGAGCCTTTGAATCGGGCGGAGTTTCGGCAGAGCATAAGGCGGAATGACGACGGTGGAAATTACCTTTTCGTGAGGATTGCACCCTCTGCCGATCACGCCTGTGGATGGTCTTGTCATGAAAGGGGCGGCTTTGCGCCGCCCCAAGCTTCTCGGATCAGTTCGCCGGCGCTGCAGGTGCAGCAGGCGGTGCCGGCGGAACAGGCGCCTGGATCGGCGCAAGCGCTTGGCCGGCGGACGAGTTGAAGAACCGGAAGAACTCCGAATCCGGCGACAGCACCAGCGTCGTGCCGTTGTCGGCAAGTGCCGCCACATAGGCACGCATCGTGCGGTAGAACTCGAAGAAGGCCGGATCACGCTGGAAGGCCTCGCCGAAGATCTTGTTGCGTTCGGCGTCGCCCCGACCGCGCAGGATTTCCGCATCCCGCTGCGCTTCGGAGACGAACTCGACGACCTGACGGTCGGCAATCGCCCGCCGGCGCTGGCCCTGCTCGTTACCGCGGGCGCGGATCAGTTCTGCCTCGGCAAGACGCTCGGCCTTCATGCGCTGGAAGGTCTGCTGCGAGACTTCCTGGGTGAGGTCGGTGCGGCGGATACGGACGTCGCGAATGGCGAGCCCGAGGGTTTCCGCAGCCGCGGTGAGGTCCGCGCGAACCTCCTGCATCATCGAGGAGCGCTCGTTGGAGAGAGCCGCATCGAAATTACGCAAACCATAGACGCGGCGCAGCGCCGCATCGAGACGGGTGCGAAGCCGCGATTCGGCCGATTCGCGGTCGCCCGACACCGTTTCCCGGAAGAGGCGCGGATCGGTGATCGAGTAGACCACGAAAGCGTCGACTTCATAGAAGGCGCCGCCGCGCACCTGGACGCGGATATTGTCGAGATCGAAGCGCAATGCCCGGTCCTCGACATACTGGACGCGATCGGCGTCCATGAATGCGAAGGGCAGCTTGAAATAGATGCCCGGCTCGCGCTTGACGTCCTGGATCTCGCCGAAGCGGACGACGATCGCCTGTTCGCGCTCGTTGACCACGAAAACCGACGAATAGATGAGCACGAGGAGAACGGCGAGGCCGATCAGGAATGCGGGGAGTCGATTGGAGTTCATCGTGTGCCTCCCTGGTTCGTCTGCGGCTTGATCATCTCGTTGAGCGGCAGGTAGGGGACCACGCCGTCCTTGTTGTCCAGAATGATCTTGCGGGAGTTCTTCAGCACCGTTT
It encodes:
- the hflC gene encoding protease modulator HflC, which codes for MNSNRLPAFLIGLAVLLVLIYSSVFVVNEREQAIVVRFGEIQDVKREPGIYFKLPFAFMDADRVQYVEDRALRFDLDNIRVQVRGGAFYEVDAFVVYSITDPRLFRETVSGDRESAESRLRTRLDAALRRVYGLRNFDAALSNERSSMMQEVRADLTAAAETLGLAIRDVRIRRTDLTQEVSQQTFQRMKAERLAEAELIRARGNEQGQRRRAIADRQVVEFVSEAQRDAEILRGRGDAERNKIFGEAFQRDPAFFEFYRTMRAYVAALADNGTTLVLSPDSEFFRFFNSSAGQALAPIQAPVPPAPPAAPAAPAN